A genomic region of Rheinheimera sp. MMS21-TC3 contains the following coding sequences:
- a CDS encoding DUF350 domain-containing protein, with protein MLDTALNSLHGLPAFATYFALALLLLMIFVRCYTWLTPHDEFGLIRANKPAAAIAFAGAFIGFAWPLSSAITNSLSLLDCAIWGAVALLVQLIAFFISSLLLKQLPKRISDGEVAAGIFSAGCSIAIGMLNAASMSY; from the coding sequence ATGCTTGATACAGCCCTTAATTCATTGCATGGCCTACCGGCCTTTGCTACTTATTTTGCCCTAGCTTTACTACTATTGATGATTTTTGTTCGTTGTTACACTTGGCTAACGCCACATGACGAATTTGGCTTAATTAGGGCGAACAAGCCTGCTGCCGCTATCGCCTTTGCTGGTGCCTTTATTGGCTTTGCTTGGCCGCTATCTAGCGCAATAACCAACTCATTATCATTATTAGACTGTGCGATCTGGGGGGCCGTGGCATTATTGGTCCAGCTTATTGCCTTTTTTATCAGCTCTTTGCTGTTAAAGCAGCTACCTAAACGCATCAGTGATGGCGAAGTAGCAGCAGGAATATTTTCAGCCGGCTGCTCTATTGCAATAGGTATGCTTAACGCCGCTAGTATGAGCTACTAA
- a CDS encoding DUF1190 domain-containing protein, whose protein sequence is MSREFKRSKTARLIMMVPAAGLMLTGCGEEPVEVQVYNTPDECAAYYNPPAQCQAAFAEAKALHPKVAPRYSNKRECETDFGAGQCEAAPVIANVENNATQSEPQAQSQQSSGFFMPMMMGFMAGQMLNRGGLAGQAPQTASKNASPVASQPLYKSRDDRQTFRTASNTPVASQPGPARVKPSAVKPKPAVKARRGGFGAQAARRTSSSFGG, encoded by the coding sequence ATGTCACGCGAATTTAAACGTAGTAAAACAGCACGCCTTATTATGATGGTACCGGCTGCAGGTTTAATGTTAACGGGCTGCGGTGAAGAGCCGGTTGAAGTGCAAGTTTATAATACCCCTGATGAGTGCGCCGCTTATTATAACCCTCCAGCACAATGCCAAGCCGCTTTCGCTGAAGCTAAAGCACTGCATCCTAAAGTTGCTCCGCGGTATAGCAATAAAAGGGAATGCGAAACCGACTTTGGTGCCGGCCAGTGCGAAGCGGCTCCGGTTATTGCAAATGTAGAAAATAATGCAACTCAATCTGAGCCTCAAGCGCAAAGCCAGCAAAGTAGTGGCTTTTTTATGCCAATGATGATGGGCTTTATGGCTGGGCAAATGCTAAATCGCGGTGGCTTAGCTGGTCAAGCGCCACAAACTGCAAGCAAAAATGCCAGCCCTGTTGCTTCACAGCCTTTATATAAGTCTCGTGATGACAGGCAAACCTTCCGTACGGCAAGTAACACGCCTGTTGCCAGCCAACCTGGACCAGCCCGAGTAAAACCTTCAGCCGTTAAACCTAAACCTGCGGTTAAAGCTCGTCGTGGCGGCTTTGGTGCTCAGGCAGCTAGACGCACTAGTTCAAGCTTTGGTGGCTAA
- a CDS encoding glutathionylspermidine synthase family protein, translating to MKRINCSPRPGWQQFAQSVGFNFHTFDGEPYWDETAYYQFRLQQIEQDLEQPTEDLHQMALAVVDDVVQSEQLLQQLAIPEAYWQAVRDSWHSAQPHLYGRMDFSYDGTGPAKLLELNYDTPTSLFETGFFQWVWLEDQLMRGEIPQHADQFNSLQDKLQQAFAELALPQPFYFSSVADSIEDKGTVDYLMDIALQSGLDARYIAIEQLGEADGQLVDLDGYAIEGLFKLYPWEFMLQEDFASTIISSKTQWLEPLWKSIISNKGILPLLWQKFPNHPNLLPAMFEQGQALKPGWVKKPLFSREGANIELITPQGKTVKETGPYDDSGYILQALQPLPKFVDSYSLIGSWVVGDSAAGICIREDNSLITKDSSRFLPHIILD from the coding sequence ATGAAGCGAATTAATTGTAGTCCGCGTCCGGGCTGGCAGCAGTTTGCCCAAAGTGTTGGCTTTAACTTTCATACCTTTGATGGCGAGCCTTATTGGGATGAAACGGCGTATTATCAGTTTAGATTACAACAAATTGAACAGGATTTAGAGCAGCCCACCGAAGACTTACATCAGATGGCATTAGCTGTGGTTGACGATGTAGTGCAAAGCGAGCAATTACTACAGCAATTAGCTATTCCTGAAGCCTATTGGCAAGCTGTGCGCGATAGTTGGCACAGTGCCCAGCCGCATTTATATGGCCGAATGGACTTTAGTTATGATGGTACAGGCCCAGCTAAACTGCTGGAATTAAACTACGATACGCCAACCTCTTTATTTGAAACGGGCTTTTTTCAATGGGTTTGGCTGGAAGATCAGTTAATGCGCGGCGAGATCCCGCAACATGCCGATCAGTTTAATTCGCTGCAAGACAAGCTGCAGCAAGCTTTTGCTGAACTTGCCTTACCACAGCCTTTCTATTTTAGCAGCGTGGCCGACAGCATAGAAGACAAAGGCACCGTTGATTATTTAATGGATATCGCATTACAAAGCGGGCTGGATGCGCGCTATATCGCAATAGAGCAACTCGGTGAGGCCGATGGCCAACTGGTCGATTTAGATGGCTATGCTATAGAAGGGCTATTTAAACTCTACCCTTGGGAGTTTATGCTACAAGAAGACTTTGCCAGTACTATTATTAGCAGTAAAACCCAATGGTTAGAACCACTTTGGAAATCTATTATTTCAAACAAAGGTATTTTGCCTTTGCTGTGGCAGAAGTTTCCTAATCATCCTAACTTATTGCCCGCCATGTTTGAACAAGGCCAAGCTTTAAAGCCCGGCTGGGTTAAAAAGCCATTATTTTCTCGCGAAGGCGCTAATATTGAGCTAATTACTCCGCAAGGCAAAACGGTTAAAGAAACAGGGCCTTACGACGACAGCGGGTATATTCTGCAAGCTTTACAGCCCTTACCGAAATTTGTCGATAGCTACAGCCTTATTGGTAGTTGGGTCGTTGGTGATAGCGCCGCAGGTATTTGTATTCGCGAAGACAACAGCTTAATTACGAAAGATAGTTCACGGTTTTTACCTCATATAATTCTTGATTAA
- the argA gene encoding amino-acid N-acetyltransferase, with amino-acid sequence MRTTELVSGFRQSAPYVNAHRGKTFVVMMGGEAINQTGFRGIINDLALLNSLGIKIVLVYGARPQINSALQDAGLAPSFHQHIRITDDESFRLIKQVAGELQLDITARLSMSLSNTPMQGAQINVVSGNFVIAQPLGVDEGVDYFHSGRVRRIDTAGIRRQLDNNGIVLMGPIAASVTGESFNLTAEDIATQVAIKLKADKMIGFSEMGGITDDEGSIIAEMMPNYAEQLVQNIQPTLAACPSTLAFLHAAILACRGGVPRCHLVSFADDGALLQELFSRDGIGTQIVTESAEKLRQATIADIGGILDLIRPLEQQGLLVRRSREQLEMEISQFTLIERDGLVIGCAALYTFPEDNVAEFACLAVHPDYRDADRGSLLLNSIIQLARQQRFDKLFALTTRSIHWFLEQGFELLTVDDLPAQKKQMYNYQRRSKILALTL; translated from the coding sequence GTGCGCACTACTGAACTTGTATCTGGATTTCGCCAATCGGCACCTTACGTTAATGCTCACCGTGGTAAAACCTTTGTTGTTATGATGGGTGGTGAAGCCATTAACCAAACTGGCTTTCGTGGCATTATTAATGATTTGGCTTTATTAAATAGCCTAGGTATTAAAATAGTATTGGTTTATGGAGCACGGCCACAAATTAACAGCGCCTTGCAAGACGCAGGATTAGCGCCAAGCTTTCATCAGCATATTCGCATTACCGATGACGAGTCATTTCGTTTAATTAAACAAGTAGCCGGTGAGCTGCAACTGGATATTACCGCTCGCTTATCTATGAGTTTAAGTAACACCCCTATGCAAGGCGCACAAATAAACGTGGTTAGCGGTAACTTTGTTATTGCCCAACCTTTAGGTGTAGATGAAGGCGTAGATTACTTTCATAGCGGCCGTGTTCGGCGTATTGACACTGCCGGCATTCGCCGCCAGTTAGACAACAACGGCATTGTCTTAATGGGACCTATTGCCGCTTCTGTTACCGGTGAAAGCTTTAATTTAACGGCTGAAGATATTGCCACCCAAGTCGCTATAAAGTTAAAAGCTGACAAAATGATTGGTTTTAGTGAAATGGGCGGCATTACCGATGATGAAGGCAGCATTATCGCCGAAATGATGCCTAATTATGCTGAACAATTAGTACAAAATATCCAGCCTACCTTAGCAGCTTGCCCTAGCACTTTAGCATTTTTGCACGCGGCTATTTTAGCCTGCAGAGGAGGCGTACCTCGCTGTCACTTAGTCAGTTTTGCCGATGATGGCGCCTTATTACAAGAGCTATTTTCTCGCGATGGTATCGGCACGCAAATTGTTACAGAATCAGCAGAAAAACTACGCCAAGCTACTATTGCCGACATTGGCGGTATTTTAGATTTAATTCGCCCTCTTGAGCAACAAGGTTTGTTAGTAAGACGCTCTCGTGAACAGTTAGAAATGGAAATTAGCCAATTTACCTTAATTGAGCGCGATGGTTTAGTCATTGGCTGCGCCGCTTTATATACCTTCCCTGAAGATAATGTCGCCGAGTTTGCTTGTTTAGCCGTACACCCTGACTATAGAGATGCTGACCGTGGTAGTTTACTGTTAAATAGTATTATTCAGCTAGCCCGCCAACAACGTTTCGACAAGCTTTTTGCCTTAACTACGCGCAGTATTCATTGGTTTTTAGAGCAGGGCTTTGAGCTTTTAACTGTAGATGATTTGCCAGCACAAAAAAAGCAGATGTACAATTATCAACGCCGTTCAAAAATTCTGGCTTTAACCTTATAA
- a CDS encoding glycerol-3-phosphate dehydrogenase/oxidase — translation MQIAVVGGGINGLSSAWQLALAGHQVTLFERDGLMQATSSASSKLLHGGLRYLEQAEFRLVYEALQERRWWLKKAPKLTRRLAILYPFYSHTQRPRWQVKVGLWLYDKFAGRKGIGQHRWLTAEQSLRCSPQLKADGLRGAYLFFDGQMDDHKLGLWMAEQCKKAGVAIQAHTEVQQVTTDGKVLLAAGWQQFDRVINVAGPWSQHLLEQSNIEPKQKLDLVRGSHLLLPAMGRYGHMLEVPNETRLIFVLPYQGNTLVGTTEVRQKLEQPIACSEQERDYLLNTYNHYFAPSKAPEDVLADFAGVRPLLAGSDNASRASREYQLNWQDQLLTVSGGKWTTARALAKQVLQQIQQIKS, via the coding sequence ATGCAAATAGCCGTAGTGGGTGGTGGCATTAATGGCTTAAGTAGCGCTTGGCAGCTTGCTTTAGCAGGGCATCAGGTTACCTTGTTTGAGCGTGATGGATTAATGCAAGCAACTAGCAGTGCCTCGTCTAAGTTATTGCATGGTGGTTTACGCTATTTAGAGCAAGCCGAATTCCGGCTAGTTTATGAAGCCTTACAAGAGCGCCGTTGGTGGCTAAAAAAAGCACCTAAGTTAACTCGGCGTTTAGCTATTCTATACCCTTTTTATAGCCATACCCAACGTCCGCGCTGGCAAGTAAAAGTTGGCCTATGGTTATATGATAAGTTTGCCGGCCGCAAGGGGATAGGTCAGCATCGCTGGTTAACAGCGGAGCAAAGCTTGCGATGTTCACCGCAATTAAAAGCTGATGGTTTACGGGGCGCTTATTTATTTTTTGACGGCCAAATGGATGATCACAAATTAGGCTTATGGATGGCCGAGCAATGTAAAAAAGCCGGTGTCGCTATTCAGGCTCATACCGAAGTGCAGCAAGTGACAACAGATGGCAAAGTTTTACTGGCGGCGGGCTGGCAACAATTTGATCGGGTGATTAATGTTGCAGGGCCTTGGAGTCAGCACTTATTAGAGCAGTCCAATATTGAACCTAAGCAAAAGTTAGACTTAGTTCGCGGCAGTCATTTATTGTTGCCGGCAATGGGCCGTTATGGCCATATGCTGGAAGTACCTAATGAAACACGGTTAATTTTTGTTTTACCATATCAGGGAAATACCTTGGTCGGTACAACTGAAGTGCGGCAAAAACTAGAACAACCTATAGCGTGTTCAGAGCAAGAGCGCGATTACCTATTAAATACCTATAACCACTATTTTGCTCCTAGTAAGGCTCCTGAGGATGTCTTAGCCGACTTTGCAGGCGTCAGGCCGCTATTAGCTGGCAGTGATAATGCCAGCCGAGCCAGTCGAGAGTATCAGCTTAATTGGCAAGACCAATTGTTAACAGTGTCTGGGGGGAAGTGGACTACAGCACGCGCTTTAGCTAAGCAGGTGCTGCAGCAAATACAGCAGATAAAGTCGTAA
- the proB gene encoding glutamate 5-kinase, with the protein MLSLRWRRIVIKVGSALIAPTANGCSTRYLLSIAHFISECRAIGIEVVLVSSGSVAAGKNAIAFAHHPLPINIKQAMAAVGQTEMMATWSHLFDFRCAQILLTHDDFANRRRYLNIDNTLRTLLTNKVLPIINENDSVATAELKVGDNDNLAAMVAILVDADALIICSDIDGLYSANPKTDANATFIPLVASINADIYAMAGASHHSIGTGGMVTKLQAAEKATRQGVDTLIINGQHGVNFDRLLAGQATGTLFQRQQDRVSAKKHWLLHSIKSAGSILLDQGAVNALLQKGASLLAKGVLNSVGQFDKGDAVWLCNENGEPLAKGISQYSAIELQLIKGQHSQDIAQILGFCPSEVVVHRDDIALGITEQVCK; encoded by the coding sequence ATGCTAAGTTTGCGCTGGCGTCGTATAGTGATTAAGGTTGGCAGTGCGTTAATAGCGCCTACTGCTAACGGCTGCTCTACCCGCTATCTATTAAGTATTGCTCACTTTATTAGTGAGTGCCGTGCAATAGGGATTGAAGTTGTTTTAGTCTCTTCTGGTAGCGTGGCAGCAGGTAAAAATGCAATAGCCTTTGCCCACCACCCTTTACCTATTAATATTAAGCAAGCTATGGCTGCAGTTGGCCAGACAGAAATGATGGCGACTTGGAGTCATTTGTTTGATTTTCGTTGCGCGCAAATATTGTTGACCCATGATGATTTTGCTAATCGCCGTCGTTATTTAAATATTGATAATACTTTACGCACCTTGCTAACTAATAAAGTGCTGCCCATTATTAATGAAAACGACTCTGTGGCAACGGCTGAATTAAAAGTTGGAGACAATGATAATTTAGCGGCTATGGTCGCTATTTTAGTTGATGCCGATGCGTTAATTATTTGCTCTGATATTGATGGCTTATATAGTGCTAATCCTAAAACAGATGCTAATGCTACCTTTATCCCATTAGTTGCCAGCATAAATGCAGATATCTATGCTATGGCTGGCGCTAGCCATCATAGTATTGGTACTGGTGGTATGGTGACTAAACTGCAGGCCGCTGAAAAAGCAACTCGGCAGGGAGTAGACACCTTAATTATTAATGGTCAGCATGGTGTTAATTTTGATCGCTTACTTGCAGGTCAAGCCACAGGTACTTTATTTCAACGCCAACAAGATCGGGTTAGTGCTAAAAAGCACTGGTTATTACATAGCATTAAAAGTGCCGGTAGTATTTTGTTAGATCAAGGTGCCGTAAATGCCTTATTGCAAAAAGGGGCATCATTATTAGCCAAAGGTGTATTAAATAGTGTTGGCCAATTTGATAAAGGTGATGCGGTTTGGTTATGCAATGAAAATGGTGAGCCATTAGCAAAAGGTATTAGCCAATATAGTGCAATAGAACTACAGCTTATTAAAGGCCAACATAGTCAAGATATAGCCCAAATTTTAGGCTTTTGCCCTAGCGAGGTTGTTGTACATCGTGACGATATCGCTTTAGGTATAACGGAGCAAGTATGCAAATAG